In the genome of Arachis stenosperma cultivar V10309 chromosome 6, arast.V10309.gnm1.PFL2, whole genome shotgun sequence, the window aagacagaggttctTACAGATGTCATGCCACTGGAAGCCATGCCTAGATAAAGGTTGCTGGGTTACGTCGGAAATGGATAGAAACTGATAGATGAGCTCATTATCTGCACTAgaaatagacatgcatcatacttgtttacatatatttttttgttatatgtTTCTGTGATTCGTGTGTATGTGCTTTTTGATTAATTGTTTCTCTGTGTCTTTAGTTGTTAATGTTTCTATGTATCctgtggttgttgttgttggcaaaatataacataaaatgAACCTAACTAACTACCCTAACCCTACTAAGGACTCCCTAATTCTTACCCCATCTTTCCTACCTTTCAGTTACAGGTGCGAAGACTTATTGTGAAGTTACAGATGCATGAAGGAGTTTGTTTGCGAGTTTAGTATTTATTAGAATTTACTTATTTTTCCTTCACCttgttaattaaaattttattcagAGAAGTAGCCTTGTATTTGTTATTCATTTGAATAACTATAATGTATTACTATtaattatatgattatttttcaTTGGAAGTCtttgttgaaaaatttttaatgaataaaagCAAAATTCACTAGGTTTTTCCTAAAATTAGGAACGTATTAACGTCAtgaaggctcaatattaaatagataataaagGAGAATAGGTCATTAACACCTTACTTTTAGTATGATTATGATGTGCTAGAAGTTGGATCGTTACATGATCCATCCGCTAAAGCCACTCCAACTCTTGCCTAAGCTCCAGACTGAGAAAATCTATGTCTGACACGCATGCGAGGATCTCGTTATACCTTCCTGAGACTGTTGCAACTGCTGAGGCTATTGGTGAAGGCATTGGGTGAGACTCATCACCTACTCCCTTAAATCGATGCTGTTCTCAAGATCGATAGTGCTACTAGTAGTAGAAGCAGATAAAGTCCTCAATGTGGATGTGTGGAGGTTGTTAATGAAGAATGATCCCAACCCGTAAATGTAAATCTCAGGTAATTAgtaactaattaactaataaattaatttatatttaaagaaattagaaaattaactAGCTGTCGTTTGTTGGTGGCCACCACTTGGCTGATCTCCTCATCATTTATGTACTCTTTTGCCACACCTTGTATTTGTTGCATCGTCCAGACATGTTTAATGGTCAGGTATTTCCTGAAGTCCTCGTTCACTAGGCCATTAATAAGGCATAAACTGGCCACGAAGTCTGTGAGGCTGTTAATCTCCAAGCACTCGTCATTGAATCGGTCCAGGTACTTCTTCGTGTGCTCGCTAACCCGTTGTGTTACCCCAATAGGTTGATCGGGTGTTTTGCTTTGGTGATTCGAGTGATGAACTGGATGAGAAATTTTTGAGAGATATCTGCAAAAGCCGTTATGGACCATTGTGGTAGGGAGTTGAACCAACGGATCGCCAGCCCCGCCAAGGTCATCGGGAACGTGCTACATCTGACTTCATCTCCCCCGTCGTGATGTGCTCTTTTGGGTATTTGGTGCCATCGTATCCCATGTCCGTTGATTTATCATAGTTCTTGGGTAGGCGGACTTTGAGGATGAAAGAGTGGAAAGGGGTAACTCCGATCACAACAGGATCTCGGcgctttctttttcgttttccttTCTGCTCGTCCTGGCTCTCAACCTGTCTCGAGAGTATGTGAGGGTGTGACCGTTAGTCTGGTCGTGCCCGTCATCCTTCTCCCTGCTCTGCTGCCGCTCTTCCGATTTATGTGTCAGAGACCTGGTGCGAGAATGGGTCGCACGAGCCTCTGTGAATGAGGGAGAGTTTCGACTGTGCTCAGGATGATAGCGATCTCTCTCTGTTAACTCCCTCTTGAGGTTCTGGACCCTGTGTCTGAGTTCTTGCATGATCCAAGAGTTATTGTTGCCAGTACTGCCGAACAGAAGCTTTTCTAGAGATCGATCACGGGAGTAGCCTCGGTCAAAGGGAGTTTCTCGGTGCCTCCGAGAAGTCCTGGTGCTCACTCTGCTCATAAGACGACCTCCCTGATGTTCGTGGCCTCCCTCCCCCTTTGGCCCATCCTCAGGGCGAGGGAAAACCTCCATTTCAGACTCGCATTAGGTCCCCATAGACGGCGCCATTATTCGATTGTTCGCTGAGTCGGTTGGTTTCGAGAGATGGACCTGAATGCGAGTGCAACGGAGAGGAATGATGCCTACAATTGTCAGTAAGCTAACGGGTGGGGCCACCTGCAAGGACACTTCGATGCCAAAGTAAGTGTCCGTACGAAAAGGCGACAAATTAGGGTAAGATGTGATTAGAGGTGGCAATGGGATGGGTAGGGGCGAGTTTTTGCCCTACCTAACCCTGCCCCAGCGTATAATAACCTGCATCGGACCCTCCTCCGCTTCTACCTACGGATAGTAAAAAGATAAACCCTAACCCACCCCTGCGGATACTCGCCCGCACTACCCACcccctataattattaaaatccaacaaataaaattaaattttaaaatttatataaccatcATTACACacatacataaattaaagtaaaaatttaaatatgatgctatattattaatcattttactaattattttatatatatgacaTATATTAAAAGTATATATACCGGGGCGGGTAGGAGCGGGTTTAACCTAAACCCAACCCGCCTCCGTTCTATGCCCGTTAAAAAACCCGCTCCGGTGCGGGGACGGGATAGGTACCCACGGGTTCGGGTAGTGTTGCCACCCCTAGATGTGACGTACCTAGGGGAGGGATAGGTTCCTCCCTTTATTCTTGCTTCTCGAATGGGCCCTTTTGCTTAGGCCCATTTGTCAAGAAACTTCCGCCAGCTATCCAGACCTTTATTATGGAATTGCGTCACGCAAGAGACAGCTTGGCTTAAGCGAGTCGGGTGCCCGTCAGGTCTTGAGTCCGTTAGATGCACCTCTGTCTCTTATTGAGTTGGGCCAGAACACATTCTTAAAGACcaatttagttattaaaatatataaaaatactatatgTATTCTAAAAATCAGCTAcatgtatttatgtataaatatgtgttgtttgatttatttttattatatattttgtattttaatatatattttatatcaataattGATTTGATAGTTAATTTTGTACGTACACTGTAAAAATTATaaagtatataaaatatattacgAACAAAATGTTTGACaaaatttaagaattattttttaatggGCTTTCAGACATCAGCTGGTTGATTCTAAATATTCAGGGCCGAATCCATCTAATCTATCtaaattcttaaagaaattaCTGGCCCAACTCCGccgtttttaattttattttaaaatctgaTAAGATCgcgaaaaaaagataaaaataggTACAGATTTTTGTATAAATAGTTAGACAAGGGGTGGAGCCGATCCACTTTGAGAGGGTTaggttttttcttcttcttcggaGGTAACTCTCTCCCTCTTGGCTTGCCTTTCGATTTCCGGTTTTTGTGTTCTTTAACTCGCTATTCTGCAAATCTTGCTTCGCTTCATCAATTTACGTGCGCTCTTTGATGTTATTATGATCAATTTTATCGTTACAATTAAGAATTCATCGAATTTGGTGTTGAAGTTGAATTGGACCTGATAGGGTTTCCGGTCATCCATTACCGGAACGAAGCAGATTTGtgtttgtatttgtattttCGGAATTAATGGATCATTCCGATCTtaaaaagatttgttttttagattttggatagattgctttcttttttgaaattgGGAAGGGGGTCTCTTCCTCAATTGATGTTGCAGTTTCAGTTTTGTTTTTCACAGCTATAACGAATCAACAATGCCTCGCTATGAAGATAAATACGGCAACACACGCCTCTATGTTGGTCGATTGGCTTCAAGGACGCGTTCCCGTGATCTGGAGCGAGTTTTCAGCCGATATGGAAGGTAATTAGTCCCCCTATCATCCCTATAACTAATCAACAAAACGAAGCGTTTTAAGGAATTTGTTGTATTCTATTGTTAAGCAGTAATTTGCAGGCAGATCTGCTCTGATTTGTTTGTTGCCATATGTCTCCCATGTTTGATTGTACTGTCATCTCCTTGTGTTGAATGGCAGTGTTTGTATGGGTCCCTTTTCTCTGTGAGAGTGGATGGGACCTTTTCTGGTTTTTACCCCATTTTATTGCCTACGCGATTAATTTGTGTCAATTTATGTGTGGAAAACTGATGGGCATGTCTTGGTTCATCTATCTTTGTGAATTGGCAAGAGGGCTTAGTGAGTGTGTGAGCGTCGTCCCTGTGTTTTGCTGAAAGTTAGGGATGTCATGCAGGTGTTCCCCGGGATTTGTTGTGTTTAGATTTATGTTGGTTATTCGTCATCTTATACGTGGGAACCATTATCCCCTAGGTGTCATGTTTTAACTTGAATGATCTTGTTGAAGGTTTCTGGGGTTTTGCCTAAACCTGGAGGTCTGTGGTGGGAGGGTGGCCTTGGTGGAATTGGTGGAAATTCCTGCCGAGTGTTGACTGTGGCGATTCTTTCTGTAATGTTATTGCGTGTTTTAATGGAAATGGCAAGAATCACAAACTGGTGTTTAGTTCGTCTTTTGAGGGGCGAAGTATCATACTCTTGCAGTAGTTAAGTAATGATGGCCTTACTGTTTCTGGAAACCATTTCCGCAGAGTTCGAGATGTGGATATGAAGCATGATTACGCCTTTGTTGTAAGTTGCTGCCCTTTCTTTGTCTCAATTACTTTATTTTGTAAACTTTGTTTGTTTTCTCCTCATGACTTGGCTCAAGCCTCAAAGGTTACTTCTAGCATTTTATTGGAGGATATTCACTTCTATGTGATGGTAAGCCTTCTTTGTTACTTTCCTTGCTTGTTCCCACATCTTTGTGCAGGAATTCAGCGATCCTAGAGATGCTGATGATGCAAGATACAACTTGGATGGCCGTGATGTTGATGGAAGTCGTATTATTGTGGAATTTGCGAAAGGGGTATGAGTTATCTCCCTATGAAATTATTCTGTGTGTATATTCTCAATTCTATTACATTTTTAATTAGCTTCAAGATGATATTTGCTCTGGAATGTTGGATTACTTAATCTTAATATATTTGCTGACCTATAGTGTTATTAAAATCTTATTTGCCTATTTTACAGAGTCATTTTCTAATATTATAATGTAATTTGGTGTAGACCCTCAGTTTTCACTTGTAGAATTCccaatttcttctttttccagTTACTTTTTCTATATATCACCTCTGACTAGTCCTATTCTCTCATTATAGGATTGATCCACTGACTAATCATTGAAGAACGTATCTATTATTTTGTTGTTGAAATGTTGGCTTTATTCTTTTGGCTCCCTTAGCTTTCATTCAACCAACCTATATCTTATAGCATCTGTATGAAATACAGTTTTAAATGACACTCTTCAAGTGTAGTTGGTATTCATTGCTCTATTAACTACCAACTGTCACATAAATTCTTATTACAATGTAGCCAATTGATATTGGATCCTGGTTTTCTGATACTATAGCTATTGCATTTTGGCTTGTGAGCCGATTTTGTCAGCTTTTAGTTGCacgttaattttattttaatttccccCCATTTTCTAATTAATCAGGTTCCTCGTGGTTCCCGTGAATATTTGGGTCGTGGTCCTCCTCCTGGAACTGGGCGTTGCTTTAACTGTGGTATTGATGGCCATTGGGCCCGAGATTGCAAAGCTGGAGACTggaagaacaagtgttatcgtTGTGGTGAGAGGGGTCATATAGAAAAAAACTGCAAGAACAGTCCCAAAAAGCTGAGGTCTCTTATAATTTTGAAGCTTACACTGAATTTCTCATTTGCCTAAAAATTGTGGTTGATTTCCAATGGAATCTCAGTGTTAAACTGATGCTGTGGTATTGACTTGTTTGTGCAGTAGACGTGGGCGTAGTTATTCCCGCTCTCCGGTCAGGTCACGTTCCCCAGTCAGGTCACGCTCTCCTCGTCGTGGCAGAAGCAGGGACAGGAGTTACACCCCAGAACGCAGTTACAGGTAGGAATCTTATATAGTCCCTAATTGCTTTATGTTTGGTTCTGTTGCAATGTTGCCTCCGTGTGTTCCGTAGATGTAGTTATCTATTGTTGTGAGAGGTATATTTCTTACTATCAATTCAACTCTCTTAAGCTGATATGCTTGCCCTCTTTCTAATCTTCTCCAGTCGATCAAGATCCCCAGTTAGGGGGGATCGAAGCCCAGTTCGTGATAGATCAGAGAGCCCACGCTCTAGAAGCCCTGAACCCAAAGGTAGCCCTCAGCCCTCGAAGGCAAGGAAGCATAGTCCATCACCTGATGAAGGGAGTCCACAGAAGAGAGGTGATGCATCTCCTGGCAATGAGAGGATGGTTACACAGCAAGATGGATCTGATTACAGTGATGGCCCCAGAGGAAAGAGCAGAAGCCCCGCTAGTCCAGCAGGGGATGACAGCCCAAAGGCTAATGGTCGCAGCCGCAGTCCTAGTCCCAGAGATGATGACAGAAGCCCCATTGATGACGAAGAAGACAACCAGCGTAATCTACCAAGAGGCAGTGAGTCCCCTTAAAATGTCACTTCTGAGAAGATAACAGACTCTGCCCTAGAATTTGTATGCTTTTATTTTCATCTGCACTCTGTCGTGAACTGTGACATTTACGATAATTATTATATACTCCTCCCTGAAGAAACTTGTaatgttttaaatttatatatttgtatttagAACATCTTTATGCGTGCTGTTTCCCAGATTATTCATGGTTGCATAATGTGGCTTGCTATTATGTGCAATATTTTCCTTTTGTAATGTAGTTGATAGATCAAGTTGGTATTATATGAGAAAGTAAAAAAAACCATGTTCGTCATGATCACACATAGAGCCCTCAATTGCAATTAGTTAAAAATCAGATGGTTGTAAGCGTTTTACACCGGAAATATGGAACGAGCACGAAACAGGGCTAATCAAGGCTGGTACGGCAAACATTTTATTATTTGGAATTGATAAGATGCAGCAAGTATATTTAAGTGCGTTGCATCCTCATACATCCCTTGATTAGACACCGGATACCAAAAGTGAGGGATGAGGAATGGggctaaattttttttttattgattaaatgtgTGTAATACGCTGCCGATGGAAGTTTGGGTGTTTTATGTGATATGGagttattcttttaattaatattaattaatcaaattaggCGGTTTGATTTGTTTAGgaaggaaaaataagttataaatTAGAGGATTTAATTTGtactttcaaaatttttttatttttaaaaacaaaaattagaaaatttggttttaataatttttttttaaattttagaaacaTAAATCGAACCGTCCGATTTATAAttctttttaagaaaattaaacaaCATAAATCGGTAGGTCTGGAGAACACTGCAACTAAACAATGAATCGGAGGCAATGATTTCTTTTCTCCTATACCATTGAAAAAAGAATAAGCGGAGGAATGGACCATTGTGCAAGACTGACAGAGATATGATCTCTATTAAAGTTGTGTAGCAGATTTCATCATGTCCACATGTTATTGACTACATCTTTAGGGTGCTGAAAATGTGGTTATTGTTTAGGCATACAGCGCCATAACATCCAAGTTTAAATTTCAAAGCCCACCGCATTAATTTATCATATAACTTCCCTAGGAGAATTTGCTAAGTAGTCCAAATCTCACTAAGGCAACGAGGTACCATGTTGGCACGGTGATTGACTGATTGGAGGTTCAGTGCAGTGTACGTAGAAGCACGACTGTGGAAAATCAAGCCGTTTGACGCATGGTGTAAGCAAACGTGTCTCGAAACTCGAAATTggaagaataaattaaaaaaaaaacgtaGCTTTACTTGATAATGTAG includes:
- the LOC130935270 gene encoding serine/arginine-rich splicing factor RS2Z32-like isoform X2, whose translation is MPRYEDKYGNTRLYVGRLASRTRSRDLERVFSRYGRVRDVDMKHDYAFVEFSDPRDADDARYNLDGRDVDGSRIIVEFAKGVPRGSREYLGRGPPPGTGRCFNCGIDGHWARDCKAGDWKNKCYRCGERGHIEKNCKNSPKKLRRGRSYSRSPVRSRSPVRSRSPRRGRSRDRSYTPERSYSRSRSPVRGDRSPVRDRSESPRSRSPEPKGSPQPSKARKHSPSPDEGSPQKRGDASPGNERMVTQQDGSDYSDGPRGKSRSPASPAGDDSPKANGRSRSPSPRDDDRSPIDDEEDNQRNLPRGSESP
- the LOC130935270 gene encoding serine/arginine-rich splicing factor RS2Z32-like isoform X1, encoding MPRYEDKYGNTRLYVGRLASRTRSRDLERVFSRYGRVRDVDMKHDYAFVEFSDPRDADDARYNLDGRDVDGSRIIVEFAKGVPRGSREYLGRGPPPGTGRCFNCGIDGHWARDCKAGDWKNKCYRCGERGHIEKNCKNSPKKLSRRGRSYSRSPVRSRSPVRSRSPRRGRSRDRSYTPERSYSRSRSPVRGDRSPVRDRSESPRSRSPEPKGSPQPSKARKHSPSPDEGSPQKRGDASPGNERMVTQQDGSDYSDGPRGKSRSPASPAGDDSPKANGRSRSPSPRDDDRSPIDDEEDNQRNLPRGSESP
- the LOC130935270 gene encoding serine/arginine-rich splicing factor RS2Z33-like isoform X3, yielding MKHDYAFVEFSDPRDADDARYNLDGRDVDGSRIIVEFAKGVPRGSREYLGRGPPPGTGRCFNCGIDGHWARDCKAGDWKNKCYRCGERGHIEKNCKNSPKKLSRRGRSYSRSPVRSRSPVRSRSPRRGRSRDRSYTPERSYSRSRSPVRGDRSPVRDRSESPRSRSPEPKGSPQPSKARKHSPSPDEGSPQKRGDASPGNERMVTQQDGSDYSDGPRGKSRSPASPAGDDSPKANGRSRSPSPRDDDRSPIDDEEDNQRNLPRGSESP